Genomic window (Juglans microcarpa x Juglans regia isolate MS1-56 chromosome 2S, Jm3101_v1.0, whole genome shotgun sequence):
TTCTCGAACGAGTCCCTTTCGTATGAGGTCCTCTACCTGGTCTTGTAAGATCTTGTGCTCGTTGGGACTCATACGGTAGTGAGGCAGATTGGGGAGGCTGACGCCTGGTACCAGATCAATGCAGTGTTGAATGTCACGCAGGGGGGGTAATCCGGCAGGTAATTCCTGCGGAGCAATATCTGAAAATTCCTCTAATAGTTGCCGAACAGGTGGAGATGACTCAGAGACTGCTTCCTCTGCTCTACCTTTCACAACCAGCGTCAAGATTTTCCCACTCTCTTTTGCATCAATTAAGAACTGGTCCTCTGACACGGTGAGGAAACTAGCTTTCTTCTCATGCACCGTAGCATCGTGGGGTCGTTCTCCCGTAGGCAGCAACACTACTTTCCGTTCATGCCACCAAAATGTATAAGTATTGTCGCGCCCCTTATACGTGGCGTCCACATCgtactgccatggcctcccaagTAACAAGTGACAGGCATCCATCTCCACAACATCGCAATCTACAACGTCGTTATAGAATTTACCAATTGAAAATGGAATACGACAGGTGGAAGTTACTTTTGTTTCGGCACCCTTCTTGATCCAACTGATTTTATACGGTTTAGGATGCTTCTCCGTATTCAGCTGTAAGGTGGACACCAACGCCCTTGATACAATATTTTCACAGCTCCCGCTATCAATGATCAAGTTACAAACTTTTTGATTGACGGTGCAGCGGGTCTTGAATATAACATGCCTCTGAGTATGATCTTCCTGTTTCGGCGCCAAGAGTAGCCTCTGGATAACACAGTTCACCAAGTCCCCTTCATCCCCTTCAACGAACTCTCCGTCCTCTTCTGATTCATCGTCACTCTCCTTAGTTGGATCATCACCATCCACCAGGTTGACAGACTTACGTGCAGGACACTCGTTGGAGCGGTGTCCTGGTTGGTTGCAGCGGAAACACTTTCCGGCTATTGGTTTGCTGTATGGATTTTGACTGGTGCCTCCTCTCGTCCCAGTCGGGATAGTGTTGGCCTTAGGAACCTGGTAGTTATTTTGTGTCCGCTGGTCACGGCTGGACGAAGGAAAGTGTGGTGGATTCGACTGAGTTGGCGGCTCAGCCCCTTTAGTTGATGGTGTGAGATTCGGTGCTCTGGTAGGGGGACGGGAAAGCTGTGATTCAATCTTCATGGCTAAGTTGACTGCTTCCGATAGTGTCCATACAGCGTGCAGTGTAACTTTATCCTGTATGGCAACGCGTAACCCACCAATGTACCTCGCCACTTGCTGCCCCTCAGTTTCCGCAAGGTTGTTCCGAGAGTTCAGGCGATAAAACTCCTCAGTGTACTCATTGATGGTCCTAGCACCTTGTCGGCAATTTTGGTATTGCTGATAGAGAAGTTGCTCATAGTCTGGCGGAAGGAATCGTGCTCTCATCAATCTCTTCATTTTAGGCCACACGCAGACGGGTTGTTTACCCTGGCGCCTTCGGTTATTCTGTGTTTGTTCCCACCAAGCAGACGCTCCACCGCGTAGCTTATAGGCCACCAATTTCACTTGTTGAACCTCTGGTATCTGCATGTAGTCGAAGAAGTTCTCTACTTCTAGGAGCCAATCAAGGAAACTTTCGACATGGAGATGTCCGTTAAAACACGGTAAGTCAATTTTAATCTTGAAGTTGGTATTACCGTCACGAGTTCTTTGATTTCCTCCCCCACCAAGTTCTCGAGTTCTTCATCACTGGAGGAGTTATCTCCTACATGGTCTTGCCGTGGTGGTCTAAATCCTCTGCCCCCGCCAGGCCTCCTCTCGTTTTGGTCCCTATTGCCCTCCATATGGACATTAGTGATAGACCTTTGAATCTCTTGTAGCATGCGCTCGATCCCTTCAAACCATTCCTGGTTTTGTCGGTTTTGTGCTTGGATAGATTCCCAAAGGGCCTGCGCACCAGGACCCTCATTCTGGGATTGATTGTTTTCATTTCTTGCCATTGAGCCAGGCGCAACCTTGCTCTGATGCCAAATTGGCGTAGCGGAAGGTAATAAAACAGAACAAATAGGAAATCTGTGTTTCCTACGTGCAAAGGAAGAAACAACACAGTGATacgtttgttttcttttgaatcaAAATCACTCCCCATTACAATGCTCAATCCGCATATAAAAGAATGGTAGAACAATTAAGAAAACTTATTTGGAATGGAAAGGAAATTGCTGTAAAGTTAACAACTAAGGAAACTTTATCCGAAAGGAAACAAAATCTGTTGAAACTAAAGACTCGGCTATCTTGATCTCATTTGGAAAACTACTGCAACCTTCCACCATTCATGGCTGAATTTTCTGGTCCTTCTTTGATAATTTGTgtgttgcatcaaaattatatttagtattactcaAAGCTTAATTCCTAATAATCTTGccatatttacatatatatatatataacttagaGTCATGTTATATACAATCGTGGAATGCACAAGTATAGtacaattcttttgaaaaataattatgtctactattaaaaaaattaatttttttttatgtgaatcctatatttttatttatttttttcaaagagattgcgCAGTACTTGCACACTTcatgactgcaaatattatttacatattgTACTTTTGTGTAGGATTGGGAATGAACCGATTTCTTTATACATCAATATTTAAGCTAGCGggcttttaataaaaataaataaaagattatagAACTTTTTACCTAATTAGTGACATCAGTACAAGGAAATCCAAGCTGAATTGAGGTCCAAATGTCTTagagtttgattttatttttaattaattatatttctaaGTTGACTAGCTACTTAATTATTCAGCACTTTTCTTCCCCATAGTGAAATCATCAATGGATTTTAGGTAactatcaaataaataaatatggtttTAAGTCATATAATATGCCCCAATTCAAAGGCGTTGAAGTATACCACTACTTGTGTTAATTTACCCGATCCTACCATATATTTGAAAACCTTGCATAATGTTACAAAATGTAATTAAGGAGAATTTGTGGTGCTGAAGCCACTAATGATGAAGTTCTAGTACTGGCCTTTTGGTCCACTAATACATGATCATTTTAGTGGCTTAATTAAAGGTTAATTTCTTAGTTCTAGAACTTGATGTGACTACATTTCCTGAAATTCTACACATAAACAGAGCTCAAAGCTCAACTCTCATCATCATCTAGTCCATTGCTGGAAACTTCAAACAATGATGCTATACAGAACAGGATTTCAAAGTCCGCCATTGAACTTAATAAGGAAGCGACAATGTATACAATTATACATTGACAGATATGTTCTACATGATGTCGGGAAACAAACCCTTGAGAAGAACTTGTGCTTGAAACCAGCTTGCAATGTGGCCTAAGAGTTTATAGACCATCATGCAATGTCATAGACATTCACGACAATCTAGAATACAATGATGGGATgtaaatttttctcttttggcgGCATCAATCACttatcaatattcaatgacTTATTACCATATCTAtacataatatcaaaataatctaatctgGCCTCTAGGTCGCtcctttcaaaactcaattacaAAGTGGCAACTGCATTGATCCTATAAATTAGCTACATCCAATCCTATCCCATATATTGTGGTACCTAGCTTTGATACCAAATGATACAAACACTCGTgtaaaactcacttttgaaggTCGGGTGGGTGTCCAAGAGACAATATATACATGGTTAACCTTGCacataaattgtgtgggatacTTTATCTTAACATGTAGACAATTTTATGGAGAAGTTAGAGCCATAAATTCTAGCAATTTACTTAGTTTGTTGACAGTTTGCTCTAGTTTGTGTccgttaagaatataatataaaaaattaaatttacatcttctcatcaatttaaattttttagacaaattataatttcacataatatCAGAGTAGAAGTCCTTATTTCAAACCTTAACTCTACACTTcatccaattaattaaatattcaatacaTTAGACTCACTCATTGAAGAGAAGTTTGATCCGCACATAAAACagagtgttaagaatataatataaataattaaatttatattttctaatcaGCTTCttacttttaagaaaaatgatgattttgtactgtacaaaaaatttgaaataggaCTCGAATGAAAAAGATATTCAAAGAGATGTCAACCGTTGCATTCAGAAGCAGATAAAAAGTCACCTCTTGTTGACTTGCATGTTCAATCTTTATGAATTTTTGAATGAACCCATGAAACCAGAAAAGaaaccattttttctttccccgTAAATTGCAAACAGTATTTTTACCCACCTTGCAGGCCTGAAAGCGATCGAGATCATTTATTTTTGCCTACCCAGAGGCACTAGCCACTTTCTTTGACCCCTCTTCACTTTATGTACTTACACCGATTCCATGTACTgccaaatacataaaataattgatctgaaaatgaatatatatatatatatatatatatatgttctaaaATCCATGTAATGTACGTGATCTATCTCTCCTGCTTCGGAtaggaaattagaaaaaatgtcTGCTTTGTGTATGTATATCTACATATACACATAGATGCataatataagaatattatgaaaGCTAAAAAAACGTACTATTTCATCTATTTAAAATAGGGATATACTTgtcttcgtttgtttttataaatgagataagataagattagattaaagttaaaaattaaataaaatcttattagaatatatattttaaatattatatttattttaagatttaaaaaaactgaattgtttaatttattttatatgaaaattttaaaaaattataataattaaatgaaataaattgaaatgattcgTGAGAATATAGGAAGAGTGAACTGCTAGCTGTTTTAAGACCAGTTGAACTCACCTTGCATGCAAAGTTCATGAACTTGAACACATACTCGTGCTCTTCCCAGCCACTATCCGCACGTTTCATTTGACCATCCAGCCGATAACATTGCGACATACCCTGAcccacgagagagagagagagagagagagagagagagatttcctGGAAATTGTGGGCAGGATATGcctttttgaaaatgagtggTACTCTTTGGACTATTTCGTACCGGCACGCTTTAAGCGACTGCCGGGCCGCGAGCGTGCTGTGcctttttgtgtatatatatagcccTTAATGGCCTCGCCAAAATGCTGAGCTTTGAGTTCCCAATTACTGAAGCAATATCTAGCCACTAGGCCAGATATCACGAAGTCGCCTAACTTTCTGAAAACacaacaattaaaaaagaaaaaatggtgaGAGCTCCATGTTGTGAGAAGATGGGATTGAAGAAAGGTCCTTGGACCCCTGAAGAAGATCAGATTCTGATCACTTACGTTCAACTTTACGGCCATGGAAATTGGCGAGCACTTCCAAAACAAGCTGGTAATTTATTTGCAGACTGCTTCAAAACGATTTTTTTAATCTAGGAGCTAGCTTAGTTCTTTTTCTAATCAATATGAAACGTATTAATTAATGCAGTAGTTTTGAATCTTTCGCTTTCTTTTCCAGGTTTACTGAGGTGTGGAAAGAGTTGCAGGCTCCGGTGGACAAATTACCTGAGGCCAGACATCAAAAGAGGAAACTTTAGCAGAGAAGAAGAGGATGCAATCATAAATTTACACGAAATGTTAGGCAATAGGTCGGTGTACATAGATTAATCCCTGGCCACTTCTTCCTTtttgtctgtttttttttctttttctgggttCAGGTAGTTCATAACTTTATGGAAAGAAACTTTCAAACCTCAAAATCATAGAATTTAAGCTTGAATTTGGTGCGTGGAAGCAATGGCTTGTTGTTTAAGCATTCAGACTTGCTAGCTTCAATAGTTTCAAGCATCTAGCCACTGTTTTTAGCATCTAGAGATGGAAATTGGGGGACGCAACACACATTAacagcctctctctctttcttgatCTTGTTTTCTGGGgatatttggtatttttttattttggtttatgaaaCATGTGGTGATGAAAAGATTCCTAATTGTGACACTTTCATGTGCTTCTACAGAAAATCACATGTTATGAAAAAGATACTcccaaataatatatatatgatgtcaTGACATAAAAAATGgcaaaaattaatttcaagcattttttaatttctggaAAACAGGATTATAACATTGTTAACTGAGCACAAATCCTGATCGTGATTctactttgtttgttttcagatggTCGGCAATTGCAGCTAGGCTACCAGGACGAACAGACAATGAGATAAAAAATGTTTGGCACACCCACTTGAAAAAGAGGCTCGTCAAACAACACCAAGACAGCACCCCAGCAGCAGCCAAAAGAAGTGGTGCTCCGCCCACCAATACATTCGAATACTCTCACGAGGCTACAATTAATGAACTAGAACCCATGAATTTTCCAAGTCATGATGCAGCATCTGAGAGCCAAGAACATAGACCAGTCTCCCCACAAGAATGTTCAAGTGACTTGTCATCCACTATCACCATGGCTGACAATAACAGCGACAACAGTGGGTACCCGAAAGCCGAATCGCCTGAAAACTTCCAGGAAATGGATGAGAATTTCTGGTCAGAGGTGTTGTGGACAGAAAATTCGGGGGAGGTGAATGACTTTTCTGCTGCTGTTGGTGGTGATCATCTTGATCAAGAAGTTCAAATTCCATTTTGTCCAATAATGACAAAGGAGCCTGTCCATTCGTTTGGTTCAAACATGCACGATAACATGGATTTTTGGTTCAACCTTTTCACGAGGGCGGGGGAATTACCACAGTTACCAGAATTTTGACCAAAGTCGTGTTtggttgtaattttattttatttttcatccttcttttgaattttttcatgtgggaaATGGATGTTCAGTTTGTTGACCCTTGGTGTAGAAGAATTATGTCCAACGTAACAGATCTTGTCCAGATATAAGGATTTATTGTGGACCATTACAGACTTGGTTGTCAAACAGCAACATGAAACAGAATATCAGCAGCAATCCAAGATGTCTGCTCGTGTACGTTTCAGTGGTTGTAATAGCACGTTGACTATCCATTGTCCTCTAGCTGCTTGAATTATgtaaagaaatgagaaataccAAGAAAAGATGATCACTAAAACATCATGCTCGATCggagaaagaaaagatattGATCCATGGAGGAACACCCGTACATGGCTATAGTCATGTACAACTCTCGGAtacagatcatatatatatatttgttaactTAAGTTCCATCTGCCACCCTTCTCATCCCAATACAGCGCACTTACTCCAAAGGAAACATTTAACAATATATTCATGTGAAATCAATGATTCTGAGTCTCagaatattctaatatatactcacagcttagagcataatatatatatatatatatatatatatatatatacagtaagcGATAAGCAGTGGATTCCAGATCAGATTCAGACTTATCAAGTACTTACTTTCGTGTCTGACCATTCTCATGCCTATTCAAATCAAAACCGATCAggacaaaaacataaaacacgTTGTTCTTTTCTTTGGCATGGTTTgctttaaactaattaaaagaCAAGCAAAAAATGATGCATGTGTAAATTGTGCCTGCCGAGAGTACTACATATCATCGATCGAACTCCACTGATCCTTTTGGTAGTGACACGTAAAAGAttgttcatattttaatttctttaatcatcCTTGTGCATATGTTTGAATCGGGAAAATGACAACAGTACTTACCATTTTGtaccatcttttttttaaaatttaaaatagatatggAACTTTTCAACAAAGTGAAATGATAGTTTACAATTAAGAGATCATGGactacaaaatattaattttataaattgtcatgattttatataatacgttaaatgtaaagttttttttttacttgtaataaatcacgtcaatttataaactCTCTTCTATAACTTTCTTTGTAAATTCGACACTTGGACAATGTAATGGAAGCATCATCTTTTTGAAACACAGATATGCTAAACAACAGTACAACTGCGTGGTCGGCAAGAGTATGAGATAGTCCTTTATCAATTAGTCTGTTTTAATACtcaaaagaaaatgttgaacACGTGAGGCATGCAATTTTGTTTGATAATGGTACACACTAtaaaaaactgtttatttgtgactaattattttcaacaaaaatgattattttttataaaaataagtttgttttgTTGCAAACAGTCGTTATCATCGTAAATAATCCGTCTTACTTTTCTTGGTAGttgagtaaaaagaaaaagaaaacccaaatcACATCAACTTGGAGCATGGTCTACAGAGATATTGAGTAATTGGCCGAGTCACCATTATTAAACTTGAGGAAAGAAAGGGATAATGTTGTTTTTGTGGGAAATTGAGGATAAAGTTGTGGCTGCTGCTTGAAAAGTAGCAGGCCAGACAATATTGCTGTATAGTTCGAGTTCAAAGACTCAGAAAATTCAGCCACTAATTTCACCTTATAGTAAACCCAGCATTTTATTTGCGTCTTGCTTTTCTTTGAGAGGTCGGTGCCAGCCATTGTATATTTCAAAAACCAaggcaaaaaaatataaagcattCAGATGAGGTAgactttttatttgtttgttctTTGATTAGACTGTTGAACACAAAGGTTTGAATATCTCATTACTGGGACGAAATATTTTAGTATCGGTATCGTTTCGAgatattctatatattataaattaattatatatatataaattatattttaaaatagcatcaatgcaagttttaaaaaattaaaacacatatttataaaatttaataatatttctaagttctcaatctaattattgaaaaaaataattactcatctTCGTCATGAAAAGGGAAGCAGTGACTTGATTCTTAGTCCTCGATAAAAGgggattaaaaaaattcatgaaaatagtTTTCAGATGTGAGACTTTgagtgaaaattatgaaaaaattaaaatttttacgttaattatataaaaataataattttggcCGGTACACCAAAAACTGGCCGGTATTGACCGAAATACACTGGTATAGCTAGTATTTGATCCGATATGAAATACATACATTTCTTGTATCAGTTACTATCCCGGTATAGTAAATACTGGCCATACCAATTGGTTCAGTACTAAATTTATTGAACAtgattaaaaagtaataattctTTTCCTTATTCTACGTTTGGCACTGTCAATCATACTTACTATGTGACATATTTTAAGTTAATACAAATAATTACTTGAAATATGTCatattaatatagaaaaatgtcaactatatttaagaaaaaattaaaaaaaaaaaacatacttcTCTATGTGTTAACTATTAAGATGGTAAAAATTAGGAAGttctgaattttaaaataaaattgacaaaatgagtcttatatataaaattataagtaaaattgtaagtaaatATAACACTActttattacatatttaaacTAGCGTGATGTGGGAAGCACAGATATTGATttgataaacattttttttttttggcaaatttggataaaaatgagtaagatttatatattggttgtaataaatactaattaagtaatttgaaatgagtattaaaaaaaagtaaaggaagGAAATGTTCTTATCTTCATTAACATCAATCATATTATAgctaaaaaaaaaccttttacaGTACCTGTTTGGAATCTTTGGATTCCTAGATCAATTCTTCTGGGTGCAAGCGACATTGTGCACCGATTGTGTACCGACCGTCTACGTGAAAAGTTTtgtcaaatatattaaataaataaataaataaaacaacccAGGGAAGAAAGAACATCATCTTCAGAGGAAAGAAAACAACGCAGCCCGCATTCATCTCCCCCAAATCTCTTGATCCTCAACGTATTATTAGCCTATTGTGTTTAATTTCTATTTCAATTCCTTTACTTGAGAGGCAAACCACATTTTCTCTACCTGTCGACTCTATTCTCACTCCACCGCAACAATCATCGACCTTGGATTTCACGGCCATCACGAGCAACCGTCGTCATGTTTATATTCTCTGCAAGCTTTTTCTAATCTTTTTTGTAAGGTTTCAATCGGCATATTCCTCTTCAATATTCCTCTTGTCATGTTTTCATTTGTCTTCTTGTGTTTCAGTTTCAATATTCCTCATCAATTCTTTGCTAGGTGATTTTCAGTGCAATCTTTTCCATGGTTTACGGTGAAGTCAGCGATGGCTTGGGGTTGGTTTTTGGTTGGACGTGGAGGCTTCCTTGGCCGTGTACAGTGGAAAGAGGTgtgttgtaacaccccgcattttagtgtatttttactaaaggattatttttatttatttaaattttattctcgtattttaaaattggttgaatttttaatgagtttatttctatgattttaatttggtgaaaattatttttatgtgctttcttaatatttatttattgttatgcatttaaattacttttaatatttatttaattactgtgggatttaattatttcaatttgacttgaccattacgtttaaattattttatttaacttgaggttttgaaatcatttccgttggatcatttttgtgacccaagttatgaggattagacctcatttctttctctgcattttctctttcctcttttctttttcttcctttttctttttcttctttcttttctttttcttttcctggttTCCTTCCCGTGCGCGCgtccagctccctctctctctctccgtccgttcttctcCTCCCCAGCTCGCTGCCGTGCACCGGCAGTGGCCTGCACCGCCCAGCCCAGcagctcccccaccggccgacGACCACCCCCCATCAATTCCAGCCTCCCTTGAGCCGCCGTGAGCCTCTACTCACGGCTGGAAGCCGcagcactctttccgccgctgcgccgccgtcgcaccaccattggccaccatcttcacaccacttcatcatcgacctcttggcaacccattggacccaaccccagctccgatctgtcaccggtgaagctccaccatctacatttccaatttgggtattttggtcttctaccgcccattgcacCGCCACCCaaggccaaccttcaccaccactagcttcaccgacctccctaggccctaccctatcatttttgggtcttcgtttgtctccgttgaaaagtgggtatctgtgacccacggccacagtgtattttacattgttctgtagctgtttttccacttcttgcagcttcgtgatccttcggaaattgctttatagcattgtaagtatttctccaaagaactttcgtaatttaaatgtatttttgcactaacccatttcactgtatttttggcatgccggactgagtccgaggagttcgggggtcggatggatttgtgattggagttgtttggttggatttgattggattggtaattgttggtttggatattgtgttggttcatgtacattgcatttggcatgcatgatcatgtttgtaaagaaaactgggtttttgtgtattgcattcatgttcatgtggttatgaaaactgggttttcatgtgagaatgaattttgggtgcgtgtgtatcacgaccccaagccgagatggggtattaactcggtggagctcctctagttactcgggagcggaatatactgagtaacgtcccctggattgtcgccgggtgacaatgggatcggacgagatggtctcgtgctgactccgtggtccttctgctggcagggactagaggatgtctggccacgtacgcgctaggcgcggaactgggcatcgctcgttgcgtagtgtgggtgcttggccatgtacgcgccaaGCACgaaactgagcaccgctacgaatccaggacgtgcagatggtccataggggaggccatggtgcatatggaattaatgcactattttctggaaaaatagtgcgagttggatttctgggtaaatcattttctggcaaaatgttttacggatattttgggccaaaatgggattttggcgtgtgttggaaaattatcattttcgggaaaaatgatgtcttgtggaaaaatgcatatttcatcatgtgcatgcatgttagttgcatttaatgcattttatattacgttgttatttggggtcatacttacctgcgataccattttgt
Coding sequences:
- the LOC121251406 gene encoding transcription factor MYB30, producing the protein MVRAPCCEKMGLKKGPWTPEEDQILITYVQLYGHGNWRALPKQAGLLRCGKSCRLRWTNYLRPDIKRGNFSREEEDAIINLHEMLGNRWSAIAARLPGRTDNEIKNVWHTHLKKRLVKQHQDSTPAAAKRSGAPPTNTFEYSHEATINELEPMNFPSHDAASESQEHRPVSPQECSSDLSSTITMADNNSDNSGYPKAESPENFQEMDENFWSEVLWTENSGEVNDFSAAVGGDHLDQEVQIPFCPIMTKEPVHSFGSNMHDNMDFWFNLFTRAGELPQLPEF